A DNA window from Daucus carota subsp. sativus chromosome 3, DH1 v3.0, whole genome shotgun sequence contains the following coding sequences:
- the LOC108212603 gene encoding pelargonidin 3-O-(6-caffeoylglucoside) 5-O-(6-O-malonylglucoside) 4'''-malonyltransferase, which yields MKFEVLSRELIKPYHSTPQSLRDYTLSLIDELLPPMNLPTILYYYNDNLSSSSRCQHLKRSLSKVLTRFYPYAGRYIKESFKVDCSDQGAEFVEAKVDVSLDDFIGQTKNLKMELLNCLLPRPIGAVDGVTDPLLAVQVCAFACGGWAIGILTSHRVADMSTSSTFVKEWAITAKQLLSESFDECHDFPVSSWTSASLFPGKKLSCRPLGMPVAKENFEYHKIVTKVFSFKQNSISRIREMARLDKSSERLPSRVQSVIGIIGKAIIDIHVVADPGNSKEFLVIQTVNMREKTDPPIHKNQYGNLFLVSTAPIVASEGGVELDSIVDLVTRAVRGEVENCKRILSVGGEMIISDGFDVLTKALAEPEISSNLVFTDWCKFPYYEADFGLAKPVWISGINSPLGNNVYLFSDQYGEGIEAWVNLSANDMRKFEQDLNIMEFST from the coding sequence ATGAAATTTGAAGTGCTATCCAGGGAGTTGATAAAACCATATCATTCTACACCGCAGAGCCTTAGGGACTATACTCTATCATTGATAGATGAGCTATTGCCACCAATGAATCTTCCCACCATTTTATACTACTACAATGATAATCTCAGTAGTAGTTCAAGATGCCAGCACTTGAAAAGGTCTCTGTCGAAAGTCTTAACCAGATTCTATCCTTATGCTGGAAGATACATCAAAGAAAGTTTCAAGGTTGATTGCAGTGATCAAGGTGCTGAATTTGTGGAAGCTAAAGTTGATGTCAGTCTCGATGATTTCATTGGCCAAACTAAGAATTTGAAGATGGAGCTGCTTAATTGCTTACTTCCGCGTCCAATTGGTGCAGTTGATGGAGTCACTGATCCTCTGTTAGCTGTACAAGTCTGTGCTTTTGCATGCGGCGGATGGGCCATTGGGATTCTGACTTCACACAGAGTTGCTGACATGTCAACCAGCAGCACATTTGTTAAAGAATGGGCTATTACTGCAAAGCAACTATTATCAGAGAGCTTTGATGAATGTCATGACTTTCCAGTTAGCTCCTGGACCTCAGCTTCATTGTTTCCTGGGAAAAAATTGTCTTGTCGTCCACTGGGAATGCCCGTGGCTAAAGAAAACTTTGAATATCATAAGATTGTCACAAAGGTTTTCTCCTTCAAACAAAACTCCATCTCAAGAATCCGTGAAATGGCTAGACTGGACAAATCAAGTGAGAGGTTGCCGTCAAGGGTACAATCTGTGATTGGAATAATAGGGAAAGCGATCATAGATATACATGTTGTTGCTGATCCTGGAAACTCTAAAGAATTTCTAGTCATTCAAACAGTGAACATGAGGGAAAAAACGGATCCGCCTattcataaaaatcaatatGGAAATCTGTTCTTAGTATCGACGGCTCCTATAGTGGCAAGCGAAGGAGGTGTTGAACTTGATAGTATTGTTGATCTGGTTACTCGAGCTGTCCGGGGAGAAGTGGAGAACTGTAAAAGGATACTCTCAGTGGGAGGGGAAATGATAATAAGTGATGGCTTTGATGTGTTGACAAAAGCTCTTGCAGAGCCTGAGATTTCTAGTAACCTTGTGTTCACTGACTGGTGCAAGTTTCCATATTATGAAGCTGATTTTGGCCTGGCAAAACCTGTGTGGATCAGTGGCATCAACAGTCCCCTGGGAAACAATGTGTACCTTTTCAGCGACCAATATGGAGAAGGGATTGAAGCATGGGTCAATCTGAGTGCAAATGATATGCGTAAATTCGAACAGGATTTGAACATCATGGAATTCAGCACTTGA
- the LOC108213247 gene encoding pelargonidin 3-O-(6-caffeoylglucoside) 5-O-(6-O-malonylglucoside) 4'''-malonyltransferase has protein sequence MKVQVLSRELIRPYTSTPLSLREYSLSLVDELSPVMYVPIILYYAHDPATSGSRCEDLKMSLSKVLTRFYPFAGRYMKDSFMVDCSDQGVEFVEAIVDVRLDELLGQGKNLKTEVLNHLIPCAIGASGEASDPLLAVQVTSFACGGWAIGSMTSHKIADMATACTLINEWAIEAKRLLEGSDGNKLPVMSPVWDSASLFPGKKVSGITFQMSREKQDVSDHQIATKVFSFDNSAISKFCGKIRVENSSESLPTRVQSVFGVIGKSIIDINAAYTKEFLAIEPVNLRERTEPSISKNHCGNLYLLTTNQIVAGEAGVELHSIVDLLTQTVKRGVEKCKMILSPEGPMMISEGFHEVTSTLAKPKIGALSFSDWSKFPFYEADFGLGKPVWISIVNLPGPNCVFLLGDKFGEGYEAWVNLTSSDMLKFEQDSSIVEYST, from the coding sequence ATGAAAGTTCAAGTCCTTTCCAGAGAGCTCATAAGACCATATACCTCTACTCCACTGAGCCTCCGGGAATATAGTCTTTCATTAGTAGATGAGCTATCCCCTGTCATGTATGTTccgataattttatattatgctcATGATCCTGCAACAAGCGGTTCAAGATGCGAGGACTTGAAAATGTCTCTGTCTAAGGTCTTGACCAGATTCTATCCATTTGCTGGAAGGTACATGAAAGATAGTTTCATGGTTGATTGTAGTGACCAGGGTGTCGAATTTGTGGAAGCTATCGTCGACGTTAGGCTTGATGAACTTCTTGGCCAGGGGAAGAATCTGAAGACTGAGGTGCTTAATCATTTGATTCCTTGTGCTATTGGTGCAAGCGGTGAAGCAAGTGATCCTTTGCTTGCTGTGCAAGTTACTTCCTTTGCGTGCGGCGGATGGGCAATTGGATCGATGACCTCGCACAAAATTGCTGACATGGCGACTGCCTGCACGTTAATTAACGAATGGGCTATTGAGGCGAAGCGACTACTAGAGGGCTCTGATGGGAATAAGTTACCAGTCATGTCCCCTGTTTGGGATTCGGCCTCTTTGTTTCCTGGAAAGAAAGTGTCTGGAATTACATTTCAAATGTCAAGGGAAAAACAAGATGTCAGCGATCATCAGATTGCTACTAAGGTGTTTTCCTTTGACAACTCCGCGATCTCAAAATTTTGTGGAAAAATCAGAGTGGAGAACTCAAGCGAGAGCCTGCCAACAAGGGTACAGTCCGTGTTTGGAGTGATAGGGAAATCGATTATTGATATAAATGCAGCTTATACTAAGGAATTCCTGGCTATTGAACCAGTAAACCTGAGGGAAAGAACCGAACCTTCCATTTCAAAAAATCATTGTGGTAATCTGTACTTATTAACGACTAATCAAATTGTGGCAGGCGAAGCAGGAGTGGAACTTCATAGTATTGTAGATCTGCTTACGCAGACTGTCAAAAGAGGAGTGGAGAAATGTAAAATGATACTATCACCCGAAGGGCCAATGATGATAAGCGAAGGCTTTCATGAGGTGACAAGTACACTTGCAAAGCCTAAAATTGGTGCCCTTTCATTTTCTGACTGGAGCAAGTTTCCGTTTTATGAAGCAGATTTTGGCTTGGGAAAACCTGTGTGGATCAGTATTGTCAACCTTCCCGGGCCAAATTGCGTCTTCCTTTTAGGCGACAAATTTGGAGAAGGGTATGAAGCTTGGGTGAATTTGACCTCAAGTGACATGCTTAAGTTTGAACAGGATTCAAGCATTGTGGAATATAGCACTTGA
- the LOC108213352 gene encoding pelargonidin 3-O-(6-caffeoylglucoside) 5-O-(6-O-malonylglucoside) 4'''-malonyltransferase, whose translation MKVEVLSRELIKPYTSTPRSLREYSISLIDELAPLVNVPTILYYADDLHSTSSRCEQLKRSLSKVLARFYPFAGRYMKDSFMVDCSDQGAEFVEAMVDVRLDDLVGRGKDLKVEMLNHLIPRAIGASGHVTDPLLAVQVSCFACGGWAIGLMTSHKIADMSTTCTFINEWAIAAKRILEGFTEDNFPIMSPMWNSASFFPGKKMSGLPLGSSTEKENSEDHEIVTKVFSFKNRAISRVREKARLDSSRESLPTRVQSVFGIIGKSIIAINAAYTKEYLVIQPVNMRERTIPPISKNQCGNFYLLSTTQVAAGGAGVELHSIVNLLTQTVKREVEKCKMILSVEGQMSVSDGFHELRRILAKPKVAALDFSDWCKFPFYEADFGSGKPVWVSSVNSSVANNVNLYSDKYGEGIEAWVTLNSSDMLKFEQDSSIMEYST comes from the coding sequence ATGAAAGTTGAGGTCCTGTCCAGAGAGCTAATAAAACCATACACTTCTACTCCGCGGAGCCTTAGGGAATACAGTATCTCATTAATAGATGAGCTAGCCCCTCTAGTGAATGTTCCCACCATTTTATATTACGCTGATGATCTTCACAGTACTAGTTCAAGATGCGAGCAGTTAAAAAGGTCTCTGTCCAAGGTCTTAGCTAGATTCTATCCATTTGCTGGAAGATACATGAAAGATAGTTTCATGGTTGACTGTAGTGACCAAGGTGCTGAGTTTGTGGAAGCTATGGTTGACGTTAGGCTCGATGATCTTGTTGGCCGAGGCAAGGATTTGAAGGTTGAGATGCTTAATCATCTGATTCCTCGTGCAATTGGTGCAAGTGGTCACGTAACTGATCCTCTGCTAGCCGTCCAAGTAAGCTGTTTTGCCTGCGGTGGATGGGCAATCGGATTGATGACCTCACACAAAATTGCTGACATGTCCACGACCTGTACATTTATCAACGAATGGGCTATTGCTGCAAAACGAATACTAGAGGGCTTTACTGAAGATAACTTTCCAATCATGTCCCCTATGTGGAATTCTGCTTCGTTTTTTCCTGGGAAAAAAATGTCCGGTCTTCCATTAGGATCGTCTACAGAAAAGGAAAATTCTGAGGATCATGAGATTGTTACAAAGGTGTTTTCCTTTAAGAACCGTGCAATCTCAAGAGTCCGTGAAAAAGCTAGACTGGACAGCTCTAGGGAGAGCTTACCAACAAGGGTACAATCTGTGTTTGGAATAATAGGGAAGTCCATCATTGCTATAAATGCTGCTTATACTAAGGAATATTTGGTGATTCAGCCGGTGAACATGAGGGAAAGAACCATTCCGCCTATTTCTAAAAATCAATGCGGAAATTTTTACTTATTATCCACTACTCAAGTCGCGGCAGGGGGAGCAGGAGTGGAACTTCATAGTATTGTCAATCTGCTTACGCAGACTGTCAAAAGAGAAGTGGAGAAATGTAAAATGATACTATCAGTTGAAGGGCAAATGTCGGTAAGTGATGGCTTTCATGAGTTGAGAAGAATTCTTGCAAAGCCTAAAGTGGCGGCCCTTGATTTTTCAGACTGGTGCAAGTTTCCATTTTATGAAGCCGATTTTGGGTCAGGGAAACCTGTTTGGGTGAGTAGTGTTAATTCGTCAGTGGCGAATAATGTGAACCTTTATAGCGACAAATATGGAGAAGGAATTGAAGCTTGGGTGACATTGAATTCCAGTGATATGCTTAAGTTTGAACAGGACTCGAGCATCATGGAATATAGCACTTGA
- the LOC108212606 gene encoding pelargonidin 3-O-(6-caffeoylglucoside) 5-O-(6-O-malonylglucoside) 4'''-malonyltransferase — translation MLKVEVVSRELIKPYTSTPLSLRDYRISLIDELAPVMNVPTILYYADDLRSSSSKCEQLKRSMSKVLARFYPFAGRYMKDSFKVDCSDQGAEFVEAMVDVRLDDLVGRGKNLKTELLNYLIPRPIGAGDEATDPLLAVQVNSFVCGGWAIGLMTSHRIADMSTTSAFVNEWAIEAKRLVEGFDGDCFPDKSPVWSSASLFPGRKMSGFPFGLSREKENVEDHKIVTKVFSFDGRAISRIREKARLLDNSGERLPTRVQSVFGMIGKSIIDMNAARFKEFWAIQAVNMRGRTIPPISKNQCGNLYLTTSTQIVAGEAGVELHSTVDLLMQTVKREVEKCKMILSVEGQMSISNGFYEMTKILAKPNIGVLGFSDWCKFPVYEADFGWGKPVWVSCVNVPVANNIYLFSDKFGKGIEAWVNLNIDDMLKFEQDSSIMEYST, via the coding sequence ATGTTGAAAGTTGAAGTCGTTTCCAGAGAGCTCATCAAGCCATATACTTCTACTCCGTTGAGCCTTCGGGATTATAGAATATCACTGATAGATGAGTTGGCCCCCGTAATGAATGTTCCAACTATTTTGTATTATGCTGATGATCTCCGCAGTAGTAGTTCAAAATGCGAgcagctgaagaggtctatgtCCAAGGTCTTAGCTAGATTCTATCCATTTGCTGGAAGATACATGAAAGATAGTTTCAAGGTTGATTGTAGTGATCAAGGTGCTGAATTTGTGGAAGCTATGGTTGACGTCAGGCTCGATGATCTTGTTGGCCGAGGGAAGAATTTGAAGACTGAGCTGCTTAATTATTTGATTCCGCGTCCTATTGGTGCAGGCGATGAGGCCACCGATCCTTTGCTAGCTGTGCAAGTGAATTCTTTTGTATGTGGTGGATGGGCAATTGGATTGATGACCTCGCACAGGATTGCGGACATGTCAACCACCAGTGCATTCGTTAATGAATGGGCTATCGAAGCAAAACGACTAGTAGAGGGCTTTGATGGAGATTGCTTTCCAGATAAGTCCCCTGTTTGGAGTTCTGCTTCGTTGTTTCCTGGGAGAAAAATGTCCGGTTTTCCGTTTGGATTGTCTAGGGAAAAAGAAAATGTTGAGGATCATAAAATTGTTACGAAGGTGTTTTCCTTTGACGGTCGTGCAATCTCAAGAATCCGTGAGAAAGCTAGACTACTGGACAACTCTGGTGAGAGGTTACCGACCAGGGTACAGTCGGTGTTTGGAATGATAGGGAAATCGATCATTGATATGAATGCTGCGCGGTTTAAGGAATTTTGGGCCATTCAAGCGGTGAACATGAGGGGAAGAACCATTCCGCCCATTTCTAAAAATCAATGTGGAAATCTTTACTTAACAACCTCTACTCAAATCGTGGCAGGCGAAGCAGGAGTGGAACTTCATAGTACTGTCGATCTGCTTATGCAGACTGTCAAAAGAGAAGTGGAGAAATGTAAAATGATACTATCCGTTGAAGGGCAAATGTCGATAAGCAATGGCTTTTATGAGATGACAAAAATACTTGCGAAGCCTAACATTGGTGTCCTCGGATTTTCTGACTGGTGCAAGTTTCCGGTATATGAGGCCGATTTTGGCTGGGGAAAACCTGTTTGGGTCAGTTGTGTGAATGTTCCGGTGGCAAATAATATCTACCTCTTCAGCGACAAATTTGGAAAAGGGATTGAAGCTTGGGTGAATTTGAACATAGATGACATGCTTAAGTTTGAACAGGATTCAAGCATCATGGAATATAGCACTTGA